The following coding sequences are from one Beggiatoa alba B18LD window:
- a CDS encoding MFS transporter, with product MSQRHILLTLICGVLIVAISMGIRQAFGIFLRPITLDLNISREAVGFALALQNLLWGAVQPFVGYFADRYGSMRIMIMSGLLYSLGLLLTPFSQNAFTLDLTLGILVGLGLSGVTFAVVLGAVGRNADPAWRSLILGIVTAGGSLGMFIFVPIGQALLSQLEWENTFFLLALFALLMPLLAFGFINDKPQQTIVTTTTGVSLIKALQEAQFHRGFWLLNLGFFVCGFHVAFIAVHLPSYLTDRGLSPVTGAHALALIGFFNILGSYTFGWLGGRYRQKYILSWLYLIRAIIIALFLYLPLTYYSALTFSAAIGFLWLGTVPLTSGLVARIFGTQYFAMLFGIVFFSHQVGSFLGAWLGGYVFELTHSYDMIWLFSIVLAVISAIFHLPIMDKPLTRLQSLSNA from the coding sequence ATGTCACAACGTCATATCTTATTGACACTGATTTGCGGCGTTTTAATCGTTGCCATCAGTATGGGAATTCGCCAAGCTTTTGGTATTTTCTTACGTCCAATTACCCTAGATTTAAACATCAGCCGTGAAGCAGTCGGGTTTGCGCTGGCATTACAAAACTTACTATGGGGCGCAGTACAACCCTTTGTCGGTTATTTTGCAGATAGATACGGCAGTATGCGTATTATGATAATGAGCGGATTACTATATAGTTTGGGGCTATTACTCACCCCATTTAGTCAAAACGCCTTTACCTTAGATTTAACCCTAGGCATTTTAGTGGGATTGGGTTTAAGCGGTGTGACATTTGCGGTTGTTTTGGGCGCTGTTGGCAGAAATGCAGACCCAGCATGGCGCAGTCTCATCTTAGGTATTGTCACTGCTGGCGGTTCACTGGGCATGTTTATTTTTGTGCCTATTGGGCAAGCCTTACTCTCACAACTAGAATGGGAAAACACCTTCTTTTTACTGGCTTTATTTGCCTTATTGATGCCGTTATTAGCATTCGGTTTTATTAACGACAAACCACAACAAACAATAGTAACAACAACAACAGGTGTTTCCTTAATCAAGGCATTACAAGAAGCACAATTTCATCGTGGTTTTTGGTTATTAAACCTCGGATTTTTCGTGTGTGGCTTTCATGTTGCTTTTATTGCAGTACACCTACCTAGCTATTTAACAGACAGAGGATTAAGTCCCGTTACGGGCGCACATGCACTTGCGCTGATTGGCTTTTTTAATATTCTTGGCTCTTATACTTTTGGCTGGTTAGGAGGACGGTATCGACAAAAATATATACTCAGTTGGTTATATTTAATCCGTGCGATTATCATTGCCCTCTTTCTCTATTTACCTTTAACCTACTATTCTGCATTGACTTTTTCAGCCGCTATTGGTTTTCTTTGGTTAGGTACTGTACCGCTAACAAGTGGCTTAGTCGCGCGAATTTTTGGCACACAATATTTTGCGATGTTATTTGGAATCGTCTTTTTTAGTCACCAAGTAGGCAGTTTTCTGGGAGCATGGCTAGGCGGTTATGTCTTTGAGCTAACACATTCATATGACATGATATGGCTATTTTCTATTGTACTTGCGGTTATTTCTGCCATTTTTCACTTACCTATCATGGATAAACCCTTAACAAGATTACAATCCTTAAGCAATGCATAA